Within the Erigeron canadensis isolate Cc75 chromosome 6, C_canadensis_v1, whole genome shotgun sequence genome, the region CACATGTGTTGGACAAGCTAAAGTGCATGCCCTAATTGAAGTTTATGAAATTTATTCATAAAACTAATCTACACCTGAATTTGTGAGCTTTATTACAATTATATCGAACTGTTATTTGTTTGATAACGGGAAAGTGAAATATAAACTAATGATGGGTTGCAGACTAATAATGTGATGGAGTTGATTAAGGGTGGAGATTTGATATGATAAAACTGTCAACCAAAACAACCAAAAGTGAGAATTATAacattttatctataaaataGACTTCATTTGAATACTAAGAAACTGATCTTCATGTAGGATTGCTGCAACGTTATCCTGTATGTATCAGCTTGTTCCGCCAAAGTCAACAAGGCAACGGCCCTTATTGCCCCCACAGCCTAATCTCCTGATCAACAAGGGGTCAACGAACGAAGTCAGATTCCAGACAATCAAATTCCAATTCAACTTGTAACACAAGGtttatcatcaacaacaattaCATTTTGGCCCAGCCATCTGCACAGAAACCATTGGCTGATACAGGTAAAAGTTTATCGTTGTCAATGTCAACCGGTCAAACAAAGGACCATGTTGCCACAAACACCAGTCACCTAAGATAATTGATATTAGTGTCTCAACATATGTCTTGCGACAAAGCAAATTGACATATGTTTGCCATCTTTATCAGCAACCAAAGTTCCATCCAAACCACCTCTTTTCGGCCTTATGATGCTAACCAATCAGATATTAGCAAATTGTAGTAACTTCTGATGTCCCTTTGTTCTCGACCCACGTTCATTAAAAGAATGCCTAACCCATGATTCTATAAACAATCATTGGTTGATCCTACATGAGCAGAACTATATATGGGTGATGAAGAGATTCTGATGTAGAAAGTCAACTGTAGACAAAAGAAGTCAACACTGTTAAAAGATCTCAAGAAAACGGCCACCAGTCAAAATCTCCAAAAGTCAAAACCAAGGATTTCTGGCCAATATTGCTGGAAGACGGCATGGAATGCATGGCTCTCACAATAGACCAGCCCAAGCTGATTATGTTTTATCCAATAAATCACTTCAAAAGATCATGTAAATGCTTAAAAAAAGTTGGATATCTGTTCCTTGAAATGACCATGCCAAGAACTATATTATTATGGGAAAATTAAATACGGAAGCAGTAAACACCAATCATAACTATGATAACGCCCCCAAGATGGACCATGTCAGGGAATCATATGAGTTTTCATATTTGGTACCATGCCATCTTTTCTTTCAGCACTTGTTAGCCTCTGAATAACATTCCGCAGAGAAGAAGGTTGCCCTTCACTTGGAATTAGTTGTAGCAACATCCCAAAAGTATTAGAATCAGGCAAGAAACCTTTGCTGATCATCTGTTCCAGAAGCCTCTCTGCCTCTTGACTCTCGTTTTTCTTCAAGAACTCTCGAATGATAACATTGTAAGTGACACTATTTGGCAAACAAGCATTTTCTTCCATTTTCAACAGCAATGCCTTCGTTTTGTCGAATAACCCTTGCTGACAATACACACTTATCATTGATGTATAGGTCTTGACATTTGGTCTCAATCCTTTCAAAGAAAGTTCATCAAACAAATCCATTGACATCTCAGGCTTCCCAGATTTGCTAAATCCGTTAATTAAGATATTATACAAACCTACTTCTTTCATCCATTCATTGCTTCTTACCAGTGAACGGAAGAGAGCCAACGCATCAGAACACTGTGAGTTTTTGCACATCCCATTGAACAAGATACCATAAGTAATTATAGTTGGTTTCAGGCCCTTGGCTTTCATCTCATTAAAGAGTTTTATTGCAGCTGCAGGATTCCCCGTTTGAAACAAACCTTGTAGCAGACTACTGTAGGTAAACACGTTAGGAATCAAACCCTTGTCTTTAATTTGTTGAAAAAGATGGATAGCCTCATTGATTCTGTACTTTTTGCAGTACCCGTTAATGAGGCTACTATAGGTGATGATTTCAGGTACAAGATTCTTCTCCGCCATACGATCTAGAACTTTCCCTGCTTCGTCTAACTCACCACGCAAACAATATCCATCGATTAATGCACTATAAGTAATAACATTTGGATGCACACccttttctaccattttttGCACAACAAACTCTGCATCTTTTACGGATCCTTGGTTGCAAAATGAATTTACCAAGATAGTAAAGGTATCCACACCTAGAGAGATTCCTTTTTCCTCCATATCTATCAACATTTGTGTGGCCTCCGTCTCTCTACCAAAGTTGCATAGACCATGAATCAGAGAATTATAGGTGATAACATTTGCACGGATGCCTTTTTTAGTCATGTCAGTGAAAAGTCGTAATGCATGATCAACCATTTTGTCCTTGCATAGACTGTCAATGATTGTATTGTAAATTTCTACGGAGGGTTTACATGATCCGGTTTCCACAAAGTTGAGCAATTCAAGGGCCTTGTTAGTTTGACCTACTTTACAGAACCCATTAATAATGGTTGCATACATAACGTCATTAGGCTCACAAATTTTCTCTCTAACTAATTTCTTGAATAACTTAACAGCTTCAGAAACCCGATCAGCAACAATAAGCCCATTTATAAGAGTGGTATAGGTGGTCAAATCGGGAGTATGTCCTAGCTTGAAGACGGTGGCCAATAAGGCGAAACCATAAGTCACTTGATTCAAGCGCGAATAACAGTTAATGGTGATGTTCATTGCACAGAGATTACTCGGAATACCGATCAACTTAATTTGATTGTAAAGAGAAAGGGCAGTGGAATAATGTTTCATTTTTACGATATCAGTAATAAGCTTATTAAATTGAATGATAGAAGGAGGAGGTTGTCTATGAAGCATTTGATCGAACAGTTGGAGGGCATCATCGAGCTTAGCGGATTTGAGGGCACCTTTGACATGTAAGAATCTTGGATTCAAATGGGAATGTTGGTGGATTAAAACACAAGGAGCATAGTAATAATGGTGAAGCCAAAATAGTTTAGACCCTGGAGCTCGAGAGGACATTGTGTGAAGTTTTGAAAGTAAAGGCTTTTGTCCTTATGATTTATTGGTAATTGTAAAGTTTATATCGGTATACTGATGACCAACCATACCCTTTGaaaataaaacacttttttttgttgtataatGAATGTATTATCAAACACAAATCAGTAAATATAATCAGACCTTGTCATAATGTCATTCATCACATTGTATACAAGAGAAGCATTGACTTATTATCATTAACTTAATAGACTCTCATCTACTAAAATCATGTATAAGAAAACCAACATCAAACCGAGACCCCAATTGTATATACTATGAAAAGTTCATGACACGAACCGTGATGTCAAATTACCATCTTTTCTTTCGACAGTTGTTAGGATTTGATGGATAGTAAACGTCGAAGAATCTTGTCCTAAGCTTGGGATTAGGTGTAAAAACATTGAGTAAGTGGTATAATAATCGGGCAAGACAAAAGTTCACTCTGAGAGTAAGGGAAGGTATAATGTATACCATGTATTGAGACAACACCAAGAGTCTATATCCTAGTAATATAGAGGCAGATTGAAGGAAACTAACACCTGAAGACCATCAACTATAATTATCACATGTTTCTCTCTTTCCACCTGGAATAACATTATGTCGTTTTTCTGAGAAACCATTTTATCTTTCAACACTTGTTAGCCTCTGAATCATAGTCCGCAGAGAAGAAGGTTGTCCTTCATTTGGGAGTAGCTGTAGCAACATCTCAAAAGTAGTAGAATCAGGCAAGAAACCTCTGTTGATCATCTGTTCCAAAAGCCTCTCTGCCTCTTGACCCTCGTTTTTCTTCAAGAACTCTTGAATGATAACATTGTATGTGACACTATTTGGCAAACAACCATCTTCTTCCATTTTCAACAGCAATGCCTTAGCTTTGTCGAATAACCCTTCTAGGCAGAACACTCTTATCATTGTGGTATAGGTCTTGACATTTGGTCTCAATCCTTTCAAAGAAAGTTCATCAAACAAATCCATTGACACATTAGGCTGCCCAGATCTGCTAAAACCATCAATCAAGATATTATAAAAAGCTACATCTTTCAAGAATTCCCTACTTTTCAGTGAACGGAAGAGAGCCAATGCATCTGAACACTGGGAGTTTTTGCACATCCCGTTTATAAAGATACCGTAAGTAAGTATAGTTGGTTCGAGGCCCTTGGCTTTCATCTCATTAAAGAGCTTTTTTGCGGCTGCAGGATTTCCCGTTTGAAACAAGCCTTGTAACAGACTATTGTAAGTCACAACACTAGGAATCAAACCTTTGTCTTTGATTTCTTGAAAAAGATGCATGGACTCATAGATTCTGTTCTTCTTGTTGTAACCATTTATAAGGCTGTTATAAGTGATGATGTTAGGCACAAGATCCTTTTCCACCATGCCATCAAGAACTTTTCGTGCTTCATCTAATTCACCACGTAAACAGTATCCGTCAATCAATGCAGTATAAGTGATTACATCTGGACGTAGACCTCTTTTTACCATGGCCTGCACAGCAAGCTTTGCATCGTTTACGGATCCTTGTTTGCAAAAGGCATTCACCAAGATATTGAAGGTATCCACCCCCGGTGAGATACCTTTCACCTCCATATCCATCAACATTCTTGCAGCCTTACTTTCTCGACCAAAGTTGCATAGACCATGAATCAGAGTGTTGTAAGTGATAACATTAGCGGGGATTTTCTTCTCTGCCATATTAGTGAAGAGTTGTAAAGCCTGATCCACCATTTTGTCTTTGCAGAGACTGTCAATGATAATGCTATAATGTTCTACCCTGGGCTTACACGAGCCGTTTTCCATAAATTTGAGCAAGTCAACAGCTTTGGTGGTGTGACCTCCTTTACAGAGGCCATTAATAATGGTTCCATACATAACCTCATTAGGCTCACAAACATTCTCTCTTAGAAGTTTCTTGAATAACTCAACAGCTTCAAAAACCCGATCAGCGAGAACAAGGCCATTTAAGAGAGTGTTGTAAGTGGGGACACTGGGTGGATGGCCTAGCTTGAAGATGGTGGCTAGTAAAGCAAAACCATGATTCACTTGATTAAGGCGGCAATAGCAGTTCATGGAGATGGTCATTGCATATATATCAAGTCGAACAATAACCATCAACTTTAACTGATTATAAAGAGAAAGTGCAGTTGAATAATGTTTCATCTTTACGATAACAGTAATTAATTGATTGAATTCGGAGATGCAAGGCCGTGGTTTTCTGTGAAGCATTTGATCAAACAGTTGGAGGGCGTCATCGAGCTTAGTGGGTGCTGCATTCAAAGTAGACAAAAATCTTTGATTCAAAGAGAGGGTTGCAGTAGTAAAGAAATGCGTGTTAACTTTAATAATATGATGACAACGAAACGGAAGTAACAAGTACATCATTCATTCTTAACTCGCTCATTCAGTGAGTTATCAAAGGATTGACATTTACTTAAACCCTTTTGGGTGGGTATTGAATTGAAAATGGAGACTACAACAACAATACTCCTGTTTAAAGGCGAGGTATGGAGGAGGCCAGACGGCAGTTGTATATCTACTGCCGTTATCATCTATCTTTCATCAGGACGATTACTTCGATATTTTCTTTTAGTGTTGAAACTCGTCAAATACATCATGTGATTTCATTTCAAACCTTAAATTATACGGAGTCATCCTTCGTGATATAAAAACTAGATATAAAAACGAGACAAAACAACATAAATCAATCAACAATTTAATTGGCAGGTCATGTTTGCTACAGGGTAAGCAAAAAGGCAGCAACTATTCAAACATAACATTTCCATTAACTGAATGCTGGTAGTGTTGTACACATAAAGAGGTTCAGCTAAGGAAAAGAGACATCTTTTCAGTTTGCATTGTTAGCATCGGTACTCAATCCTGTTAATCAACTTCTTGTCGAGTGGCATCTCAATTCAATGTGAAACTCTAAGAACAAAAGTTCAAAATGACCTATACTTAATCTTTTATGACCAAAAAATGCAACGAGACAAGGATGATAGTAAGGGAACTAAACTTTTAACAGCctaatttgtttttcttgattATCTACACGCACGCACCCCAACCTATACTACACGTTTCTCGAAGTTGGGACTTTAACTCTCAACTACTAGTTTGCTCCATGAGCCTCCTCTCAGCAGCTATTGCAGCTGCTACACCTGGTGGCAAATGCATTAAATTTAAAGTCGATTCTTCTTTAGTTTGTTGTTCTAGTGTGGATGGAGCAACTTTAAACAGAGACTCCACATCTTTGAGCGTGAAGACGGGCTGATCTTGGTTCTTTTTGTTCCCACTTATAAACGAACAACTATCCctgcttttatttagtttatataagCTCTCTTCAACGGTGTCTTTCacctttcataaaaaaaaaaaaattgtcagaAAATATTCTTGCTTCACTTGATGAATTCTTGAAGACTCTTATCTGACAATATGTTTGGCTAAAGGAAGCATACTATGAAACGATGGACCAGTGTCTTTTTGGTTTGTCCAATACGATGCACCCTGCTGATTGCTTGTGCCTCGGCGGCAGGATTGAGTAGCGGCTCTACAAGAATAACATGTTCCGCTTCCAACAGGTTAAGCCCATTGGCCCCATGCTGAATCAAGATTAGCAGCACCTGAACAGAATTTGATTCTTTCCGTCTGTTTTTCTTATTCATGACATTCCCAACTTTCTCACCTTTAAATTGACTGATAGCATCATGCGCTCTCCTGAAAAGTTATTATAATAGAATGTCAACATCCATAAATGACAATGGTTCATCATTGCCACATACAATTTGGATAATACAGTTCAAAGCATACATACCTCCCTCCTTTcattctaacaaaactaatatcaTTAGCGGTAAAAGCATGCTCCAGTACATCAAGAACATCGTTCCAACTGGAGAAAACAAGAATCTTGGCTTCTGGGTTTGTAGAACCAATCCACAGTATTCTCCTTGTAACTGCTACAATCTACAAAATACCAAAATTTGTAATGTATGAAACATATTCTCGAACCACACAGTTGGGTAAacatataaacttttatttgcAAAATCTAAAGAAATGGAATCACATGTATACCTTTGTGCTATAAGAACCATTGACATTCACAGAATCTTCTGTGCTGCTAGAAGTTTGAGCAGAAACATTAGGTGACTCATTTTGCCTATCATCAACATAAGCAACATTCACATATTCTGTATGCTGTCTGCATGTTGGGCACATCACCCATTTCTCACGAGACTTCCCAGGATAATGAGTTCTCCTCTCACTAATTCCAAGGAAACCTGCAAGCAACCAAGTTACATGCAAAATCATTTACAACACTCTTAAAAGGGAAAGACATACTTCGAGAAGACAGCAATCTTTTAGTCACAAACATGTGATACAAACATAATCTAAAGGAACTTATGATCAACGAAAATGTACCCATGGTTAATCACACTATTATTGATTAATCACACAAGGCTACAAGAGTCCTTTGATTATAGGtattcgttaaaaaaaaataaagaaagaccAATTGAACTATAGGTCTATACATGAAACTTACATTTACAGCACGTAATATGTCCACACTGAAAAACCATCTTTTGATTGCTTAGTCTTTCTTGACAAACCGGACATGCATCCTCTAACTGGACTaatttttcattctctttctttcCAAGCGAGTTAGCATGAGAATTTGTCAAAGGTTGAGCCTCAGATGGAACACATTTGCCTTCTGAATTGGAATTTTGTTTACGCTTTACCAAACCCTAAAGAAtagaaaaagatataaaaagttTAACACCTTTGTACAGTTTTATACAAGCACTAATGAAAAAAAACCTAAATCTAAGTATAAGCACATGATAATATGATATCAATACCTTCAAATAACGAAGCTGCCCTTTAATGCGTGATAATGAGGATAACGCAAAAAACTTTTCACCAGAATTTTCAACGCTTGCTGTTTCTAACTCTTCTAGACTTAATGCATCAATAGATGTATCATCTTCAATTTCTCTCAGCCGTAATCGTGAGGTTGCCATATTTAACTCATCATGAGCATTAAGAACCTGAGCTTGGGCAATTGCGAGGGATCTTGCTTGAGCGTACTCCTTTCGCattcccttaaaaaaaaaaagttgtcatAGGGTTGCAAAGAATCAGTATACTAATTATGAGTACTAcatttaattcaatataatatataagaatCCCAATATATTTTTGATCACACTGCCTTTGAGAACTAAAAAGACGTATATAGGTAAAATATTCATAAACATGTACGAGTATTTCTTGGTAAAGTAGGATGTGGCAGGCAATCCACACagaaaattatcaaaattttcatgaaaaatcAAGTATAGAGCCATAAGTGTACAAAAGGACAAACTAGGTTGCGTTTTGCTATACAAATTATCTAAATGATCCTTACCTCAAGAAGAGAAAGATGCTTCTTGGCTGCTGACGTTGCTTCTGAATCTAATAAGGCCTTCGAATAGCTCTTTATAATCCCAAGAACAACTTCCAGCTCTGAAGGAGATTTAGAAACCTGTTGGTACATTCCACGGTAAATAAAAACCATCTAATATCACACACAGCAGAAATTACCTACATGAATTTAAATCCAATATTACTGAAGCTTCCTTATCTAAATGCAAACTTTCATCTATATTCACATCTATTGTGCTTTTGTTTCTCTAATTTTCTATTTATGCCAATATAAAAAACCTCGAAATATATTTGTAACCAAGTTGGACCCATTAGCTTTTATAATCAAACTAATTTGATtgtgggtcaacccaacccataCCAGATATTAGACGCTtagacccattacccaacctgccACCCATCCATGTTGCCAGCTCAAAATTTAACACTCACCGTGATCTTCTCCCCAACATCCCTTTTCTTCCCTTCATTTTCTTTCTCCACACTTGATTGTGATAAAGCTTTGCCAGGTTGTGACAAAGTCCGATAAAAACGATTTAAAGCCGACACTTTCTTCCGTAAATCTACAGTCTCCTCAGCTGTTGTAATCACCCCTCCATCATGTCCTTTGTTTACTCGAAACAGCCTAGCCTCATAAGCCTGCATGAATGAGCAAGAAGGTCAAATAACAAATAGATTTGGCTTCACATCGGGAGAAAGAATTTGATCCAAATAGAAACCTGAAATAATTCATCCAGTTCACAGTGCACACAGATGCGGCCGTCTCCATTAACTTTACAATTTGGACAGTATCTCACTCGTTCTACATCATCTGGTAGTGGATTATCCATATTCTGGTCAACTTGCAGAAGTCTCTCCAGCAGAGTTTTTCGAGAGTCTTCCAATGAATCCAGGCCAGTCTGAATATAATACTTGAGTGCAGTTATGCTCCTAAAGCtgaactaaaaaataaaataagtacatttttaaaaacatgAGGTCCATTACAAGTATATGTTCCATGTCATATAAAAGAGATATCCATTCAACATTGGCTAACAAACATAAAACAATCACCTTGCAAATTTAAATTTCCAATCCTACATGATAAGCATTAACAAACATTCAACCAGTCTGTTTTCAAACAGAAAAGTCTCAAATCGCCATATACATTAGTGAGCAACTAGCATTCACTATTGAAGATTATATAGATTAATTTTCTTTCCTCGATGTGTACTGCATTCGAACACAAAATGTAGTTACAGGAATTTTTATGCTTAAAACAGTCCATTATCGCAATGACCAAAAATTTAAGGCAAAAGCAGCTACACCTTCACTTACTGATCAGCACACGGTGTACATATGagcataatataatatatgaaattttgatACAAAACATCCAGATCATAATAattaaaccaaaattttatatttttcataataagcTTAATAACAAAGATTCGTGAATGTTTTCACGGAAAAAATATTTTCgttattttacataattttgactGGCAACCAACTATCTTTGCTTGGTGGGCAAATATCACTTGTATGCTGAAAATTTAAGATCAAGTGTcttcagtaaaaaaaaaaaaaaagataaaaatagcACACTCCAAAAATTTGTGTTTGCTACCAGCACACAACATTATGGCATAAAGAAAATGGGAAAAAAGGAACAGAAACTATTACGAACCATGCTGCAAGTCTTGACGTTTTTGAAGTGTTAAGAGTCCCAGAGACAGCATCCCCTACTTTTCTAATAAAATCAGATGAAAAATCCTTGTTTTGCTCAATAAGATGCAGGGCTTCTGCCCACCAAGTAGTATGCTGGTCTCTTCTATCATTATGTGCATTACCAACCTtaaaaggaataaaaaaaaaacaaatgaagattTATGAATTTAAGATGTCAACAGAAAACTGAAGTCCAGGTTCTTACTCAACAGCGTATCAGAATCTGGTGTAATATTGTCAAGAAATACTTGCCTATTTTGAAAATAACTAAAGTACCCATCAATTGAGCAGGCAAATCTTAAGAGCTAAATAAATGTTATTAATATTGCCTAAGTGACAATTTTGAATTAaacttttaccaaaaaaaaacatttcttgAGACACCACAAAAGAAATGGAGAAACCTGCTGCTGCATTATTTTGAGACATGACAAGTAAATCAACAAAAGGTTGTCAAAGGAGTGAACAGTTTTCTGCAAAAAATAGAATCCTAAAATGAACAATTTAAATTTGAAGTAAAAACAGTTTGGATTAAATACCAGCTCATAAGATTTCCTAAATTCCAGCTGAGCAACAGCCAATCTTGTGTTAAACACGGACAAGAACTTCTGCTTTAAATTGTTGCATGTCATCTGCAAAGATTGGTAGCTGGTACACCTGGATAACATGGAATGTGGCCTATGCACAATATTTTCCTcatcatttgacccatttaagaTATCACATTGATCATCTGATTTGACATCACACGTCTTGCAGCCGTTACCTTCACATCTTCCAGGACCAGAACATCCAGTATTCAGGTTATCCGTCAAAGGGAGTATCTCAGCAAGATTATAATGTATATGAATGTTTAACAGAGGGTCCACCCTAAAATCTTCTGAATGCTCTTCGGCTAACTCCAAAGCTTCTTTATATAATGAAATAGCTTGacgaaaatcttgtttaattatAGCTATCCCTGCAAGTCCATTCAACGCCACAACTAGCTTCCTTAGGGCTTCCTCCCCTTCCACCTTGGTCTTACCAACAAGAACCTATGCAAATGGAAAACTGTAAGAAGATAATGGGTATATAACAGTAGTTAGGTAAtactctttaaaaaaaaaagggggaaaaaccATTAGTATCTCCTCCATTGTCATGGGAGATTGCTGTAGAGAACGTAGCCCAGAACTTCCTACTTGGGGATGACAGCAAGCTTGACGTAGCTTCAAGAGGGAGTTCAAAAGCTTTGCAGCCTCCACATTGGTAAGGACGGAATCTAATGAAGCATAGCATGCGAAAAGGACAGATTAGTTTTATAACTACCACAGATTCGTAGCCAACATTCACTAAACaacaaaatgaaaaaggaaCTGGTGTAAAGTTAACCAACTTTGGTCCAATTTTTATATTAGGTAGCCAAATTTTTGCCCCAGAAAGAGAGCCCTTAAGGCCTTAAACTTAAATAACTTCCATGTATGGTAATCAAGGTTTTTAAACAGTTAATGGCTTTTGGTGGCAAACAAAAGACAACTACCTGATATTGTAAGTGGACTAAAGTTTGGTACCATTTTATGCTATTAGCCCTAATAAAATGAACTGCAGTTAACTTGTCAATAACCTGAAGCTTGTTTTGTGGAAACATTAGTATTGAAACTCTGAATAACTTCCCTAGCATAGGTCAGACAAGTTTCATGTTGCCTGTGATAAAAGTGTTCTTCAATTGGTGTGAGAGATAGCCAAGAAAGGCATTCTTCTTGTGGAGGCAGCAGCAACTCATCAGAAACATGTGACTTTGAGGATCGCCACATTATTTGCCTGAAGAGATTATGAGTATATTCTACAGCCCCCACATCTCCCCGCTGTGAATGTAAGAGAAATTATATGAAATGAAGAAAAGCAGATTAAAATTTTACACcctcaaatatatatagaaataatgATCCACTGAGGCAAGTAAGCTCAAAACACGTAACGCAATTACACATCCCACAAAGTTAACCATTTCAATAAAATGTAAGTCAATTATTACCTCATAAGGATCTCTAATGACATGAATCCACCACCTGAGTACATTGTATGGGCTACTTTGGAGAAATCTTAACAGCCCATACAAGTCATCTAGCTTACGCTGTATAGGAGTTCCTGTAATACACCAACGATGCATAGCATGTAATCGCATAGCCATTTCTGTTGCAGCAGTAGTATTACTCTCCACCATTTGGGCCTCATCCAAACAAAGCCTCCACCAAAATATTTTAGTGAGAAGAGTTGGTATAACAGGGTACCTGCAAACAAAATCTGGTTATCATTCAAAACGCAAGATGGAAAGAATTTTCACTTTGGTCAACTAGGccaattttataaatttatataagcTTGTATGGGTTAAAATCCCATCAAAGACAGACGGTAAAATGCTTTAAAAAATAGATCAACATGATTAAGCAAAGAGCTAACAGAACAACTATGAGAATACCTTTTCTGGTATCTCATAAGATGGCGATCCCCCTCATGCCTATCAGCATCATGAGATAAGTCTTCTTTAAGCACATCATATGTTGTTAAGACAATGTCGGCACTAAGCAGTTCATCAATATTTGTAACAGGTTTACTGGAAGATGGAGTGGTTCTAACACCTTCATAAACATGTACTTTCAGAGAACCTGGACTTGTATGACTGAAAAGCAAAACAATAGTTAGGGGAAGAACAAAATATCAAGAGGAAGAGATACATTTAATCCCTTTAATCCTGTCTATATACATTAAAGATCTAATAACAAACTGTAAACACTCTCAGGTGATCCGTTGTATTACATTAACATCTAAGCTATATAGTTTTGGCTATTCAATTCATGAAGAATTATGCTTTAAAAACATGCAAGAAGGAAAAATGAGTGCAAAAGAAAGTGTACCGAGTAATTTCAGCATGCCACTGAGGCAATATAGGTGCTGGGCACACGACAAGAGTTGCACCAGTAGCAACCGGCGAACTGGTTGCTTCAATCAGTTCTGAGCAAAGCGGACAAATATGAGCCTCGTCACCGTCTTTGTCTGAATAGCCAACACAATTTGCATGTTGCCAAGCATCACAAACATCACACTGTACCCACAAACCTATATACCTGGAGCTTTCACTTACAGCCCCACAAACACACTCAATACGATCTCTTTTCATTCTTTTGATGTTAG harbors:
- the LOC122605942 gene encoding pentatricopeptide repeat-containing protein At1g62930, chloroplastic-like; this translates as MMYLLLPFRCHHIIKVNTHFFTTATLSLNQRFLSTLNAAPTKLDDALQLFDQMLHRKPRPCISEFNQLITVIVKMKHYSTALSLYNQLKLMVIVRLDIYAMTISMNCYCRLNQVNHGFALLATIFKLGHPPSVPTYNTLLNGLVLADRVFEAVELFKKLLRENVCEPNEVMYGTIINGLCKGGHTTKAVDLLKFMENGSCKPRVEHYSIIIDSLCKDKMVDQALQLFTNMAEKKIPANVITYNTLIHGLCNFGRESKAARMLMDMEVKGISPGVDTFNILVNAFCKQGSVNDAKLAVQAMVKRGLRPDVITYTALIDGYCLRGELDEARKVLDGMVEKDLVPNIITYNSLINGYNKKNRIYESMHLFQEIKDKGLIPSVVTYNSLLQGLFQTGNPAAAKKLFNEMKAKGLEPTILTYGIFINGMCKNSQCSDALALFRSLKSREFLKDVAFYNILIDGFSRSGQPNVSMDLFDELSLKGLRPNVKTYTTMIRVFCLEGLFDKAKALLLKMEEDGCLPNSVTYNVIIQEFLKKNEGQEAERLLEQMINRGFLPDSTTFEMLLQLLPNEGQPSSLRTMIQRLTSVER
- the LOC122603203 gene encoding E3 ubiquitin-protein ligase SHPRH, whose protein sequence is MVKRKQIRPRRAGRNLDTSGVSKQGLCEAGTSQAPENELPGEDKTIYIDVDGDNWGAETHYDISEVLLTNVHVSEEFRDKTIEEQSSCNVNDKFKLRLRLENVNELIGRVKLPGQWPVIAATDVYLEFVEQQELLDVDTRVMVTGNFDGPSEGVSGLAHLVNIKYMTLRPILGLTVSGSLSSVRLRVEVQKCAFEACESLFETKRSLWKKSMMNVMAWLRPEVTTSETRYGYKVPEDMEIDVEPDEDSAVRRKRARFDVSGFYEAIKPSKGNQMLIDDMPELLPELRPYQRRAAFWMVQREKGALECFAGSEPSQFISPLCTPVDLVDSCSKIYYNSFSGCLSINPENCSSYVLGGILADEMGLGKTIELLACVFGHRKLDTEADGVHEEMIQVAGEYKPNIKRMKRDRIECVCGAVSESSRYIGLWVQCDVCDAWQHANCVGYSDKDGDEAHICPLCSELIEATSSPVATGATLVVCPAPILPQWHAEITRHTSPGSLKVHVYEGVRTTPSSSKPVTNIDELLSADIVLTTYDVLKEDLSHDADRHEGDRHLMRYQKRYPVIPTLLTKIFWWRLCLDEAQMVESNTTAATEMAMRLHAMHRWCITGTPIQRKLDDLYGLLRFLQSSPYNVLRWWIHVIRDPYERGDVGAVEYTHNLFRQIMWRSSKSHVSDELLLPPQEECLSWLSLTPIEEHFYHRQHETCLTYAREVIQSFNTNVSTKQASDSVLTNVEAAKLLNSLLKLRQACCHPQVGSSGLRSLQQSPMTMEEILMVLVGKTKVEGEEALRKLVVALNGLAGIAIIKQDFRQAISLYKEALELAEEHSEDFRVDPLLNIHIHYNLAEILPLTDNLNTGCSGPGRCEGNGCKTCDVKSDDQCDILNGSNDEENIVHRPHSMLSRCTSYQSLQMTCNNLKQKFLSVFNTRLAVAQLEFRKSYELVGNAHNDRRDQHTTWWAEALHLIEQNKDFSSDFIRKVGDAVSGTLNTSKTSRLAACFRSITALKYYIQTGLDSLEDSRKTLLERLLQVDQNMDNPLPDDVERVRYCPNCKVNGDGRICVHCELDELFQAYEARLFRVNKGHDGGVITTAEETVDLRKKVSALNRFYRTLSQPGKALSQSSVEKENEGKKRDVGEKITVSKSPSELEVVLGIIKSYSKALLDSEATSAAKKHLSLLEGMRKEYAQARSLAIAQAQVLNAHDELNMATSRLRLREIEDDTSIDALSLEELETASVENSGEKFFALSSLSRIKGQLRYLKGLVKRKQNSNSEGKCVPSEAQPLTNSHANSLGKKENEKLVQLEDACPVCQERLSNQKMVFQCGHITCCKCFLGISERRTHYPGKSREKWVMCPTCRQHTEYVNVAYVDDRQNESPNVSAQTSSSTEDSVNVNGSYSTKIVAVTRRILWIGSTNPEAKILVFSSWNDVLDVLEHAFTANDISFVRMKGGRRAHDAISQFKGEKVGNVMNKKNRRKESNSVQVLLILIQHGANGLNLLEAEHVILVEPLLNPAAEAQAISRVHRIGQTKKTLVHRFIVKDTVEESLYKLNKSRDSCSFISGNKKNQDQPVFTLKDVESLFKVAPSTLEQQTKEESTLNLMHLPPGVAAAIAAERRLMEQTSS